In the Theobroma cacao cultivar B97-61/B2 chromosome 1, Criollo_cocoa_genome_V2, whole genome shotgun sequence genome, one interval contains:
- the LOC18613932 gene encoding pentatricopeptide repeat-containing protein At5g08510 — translation MNQLKQSLAYTLKNGMEQNQTQLLIIQILQTPNIPYAHKLFNLIPQKTVFLYNKLIQAYSSINQSHRCLTLYSQMCLNNCSPNEHSFIFLFPACASLPSLLHGQILHTQFLKSGFGLDCYALTALLVMYAKLRMLPLARKVFDEMRVRNLPTWNALISGYSMCGDMKEALELFKSMPEKNVVSWTTMISGYSQNGQYSKALDMFLRMEKETGVKPNRVTIASVLPACANLGALEVGERIETYARENGLFEDLYVSNTVLEMYARCGKIEVAKLVFDEIGKRRNLCVWNSMIMGLALHGKCIEAFEYYDQMLQEGTAPDDVTFVGVLLACTHGGLVVKGRELFESMGKKYHISPKLEHYGCMVDLLGRSGALQEAYDLIKSMPMKPDAVVWGALLGACSFHNNVELAEKAAQPLFQLEPWNAGNYVILSNIYASWGWWDGVAKLRKLMKGGQITKAAGYSFIEEGGRMHKFIVEDKSHPRCDEIYQILDQVSRVMKLQDKLMDSESELEKFILEQI, via the exons ATGAACCAACTGAAACAGTCCCTTGCCTACACTCTGAAAAATGGCATGGAACAAAACCAAACTCAGCTTCTCATCATCCAAATCCTCCAAACCCCAAACATCCCTTATGCTCACAAGCTCTTCAACCTCATTCCACAGAAAACTGTCTTTCTCTACAACAAACTCATCCAAGCCTACTCCTCAATCAACCAATCCCACCGATGCCTCACTCTCTACTCCCAAATGTGCCTCAACAACTGTTCCCCCAACGAGCACTCGTTCATCTTCCTTTTCCCTGCGTGTGCGTCACTTCCCTCCCTTCTTCACGGCCAAATCCTTCATACCCAGTTCCTCAAATCTGGGTTTGGTCTTGATTGCTATGCCTTAACCGCTTTGCTTGTCATGTACGCTAAACTACGTATGCTACCATTGGCTCGGAAAGTGTTCGATGAAATGCGTGTTAGAAATTTGCCCACTTGGAACGCATTAATTTCCGGGTACTCGATGTGCGGGGATATGAAGGAAGCCTTGGAATTATTTAAATCGATGCCTGAGAAGAATGTGGTTTCGTGGACCACCATGATATCTGGGTACTCCCAGAATGGGCAGTATTCCAAAGCCTTAGACATGTTTTTAAGGATGGAGAAAGAGACAGGAGTTAAACCGAATCGAGTGACTATAGCTAGCGTGCTTCCAGCTTGTGCAAATCTTGGAGCATTGGAGGTTGGAGAAAGGATTGAAACATATGCAAGAGAGAATGGATTGTTTGAGGATTTGTATGTGAGCAATACTGTGCTGGAAATGTATGCAAGGTGTGGTAAAATTGAGGTGGCGAAGCTGGTGTTTGATGAGATCGGCAAGAGGAGAAATTTGTGCGTTTGGAATTCAATGATCATGGGTTTGgctcttcatggaaaatgtaTCGAGGCTTTCGAGTATTATGATCAAATGCTG CAAGAAGGAACCGCACCAGATGATGTTACATTTGTGGGAGTTCTCTTGGCGTGCACACATGGCGGATTGGTGGTGAAAGGACGAGAACTTTTCGAATCAATGGGGAAGAAGTATCATATTAGTCCCAAGCTGGAACACTACGGATGCATGGTTGACCTCCTAGGTCGGTCTGGAGCATTGCAGGAAGCTTATGATCTCATAAAAAGTATGCCTATGAAACCTGATGCAGTGGTTTGGGGAGCTCTTCTAGGAGCTTGCAGCTTCCATAACAATGTTGAACTAGCAGAGAAAGCAGCTCAGCCTCTCTTTCAGCTTGAACCATGGAATGCGGGAAACTACGTTATTCTTTCTAATATATATGCATCCTGGGGCTGGTGGGATGGGGTTGCGAAGCTAAGGAAGTTGATGAAAGGTGGCCAAATTACAAAGGCAGCAGGATATAGTTTCATTGAAGAGGGAGGTAGAATGCATAAGTTTATTGTGGAGGATAAATCGCATCCCAGATGTGATGAAATATACCAAATTTTAGATCAAGTCTCAAGAGTGATGAAGTTACAAGACAAATTAATGGACTCTGAATCCGaacttgaaaaatttatattgGAGCAGATCTAA
- the LOC18613930 gene encoding pentatricopeptide repeat-containing protein At5g16420, mitochondrial, producing the protein MMHRCQMHHRLGIGLLRPVATFRSFSTVDLSNVDPSSPLLQYYTVTPPIKPWPQRLYPKRLVSMITCQQNLDLALQIFLYAGKFHPNFYHNYDTYHSIIHKLCRARAFEPMESLLSQLQDSQIKCGENLFISVIRNYGLASRPKLALKTFLRIENFNVQRSVRSLNTLLNALVQNKRYDLVHIMFKNSKTKFGVVPNVFTCNILIKALCQENDVEAAYKVFDEMPSMGMVPNVVTYTTILGGYVARGDMKNAKRVFGELLDRGWVPDATTYTVLMDGYCRLGKFSEAVKVMDEMEENGVVPNEVTYGVMIEAFCKEKKSGEALNLFDEMLERKYIPSSSLCCKVIDVLCDEGKVEEGCYLWKKMLKNDCLPDNAILSTLIHWLCKKGKVWEARKMFDEFEKGSVPSLLTYNTLINGMCERGELNEAGKLWDDMVEKGCNPNVFTYNMLIKGFCKMGNVMEGIRILEEMLDKGCFPNKVTYSVLIEGLQDMGKEGEVGKVVSMAMSRGRVDGSSWDLFLTKIVGKLDSGVHVLDQLLLESVTNRNT; encoded by the coding sequence ATGATGCATCGCTGTCAAATGCACCACCGATTAGGGATCGGACTCCTCCGTCCGGTCGCCACCTTCCGGTCATTCAGCACCGTCGACCTCTCCAACGTAGATCCCTCGTCCCCACTCCTCCAATACTACACCGTCACACCCCCAATCAAACCCTGGCCCCAACGCCTCTACCCGAAACGCCTCGTCTCCATGATCACCTGTCAACAAAACCTCGATCTTGCCCTCCAAATATTCCTCTATGCTGGAAAATTCCACCCAAACTTTTACCACAATTACGACACCTACCACTCCATCATCCACAAACTCTGTCGAGCACGCGCCTTTGAGCCCATGGAATCCCTCCTCTCTCAGCTCCAAGATTCCCAAATCAAATGCGGTGAAAATCTTTTCATCTCGGTAATCCGCAATTACGGCCTCGCTTCCCGCCCAAAACTAGCACTAAAAACCTTTTTACGGATCGAAAATTTTAACGTCCAACGATCCGTTAGATCCTTAAATACCTTGTTAAACGCTTTGGTTCAAAACAAACGGTACGATTTGGTTCACATTATGTTCAAAAAcagcaaaacaaaatttggCGTTGTACCAAATGTTTTTACTTGCAATATTTTGATCAAAGCACTTTGTCAGGAAAACGACGTCGAAGCCGCATATAAAGTGTTCGATGAAATGCCTTCAATGGGAATGGTACCTAATGTGGTTACTTATACGACAATTCTCGGCGGTTACGTGGCGAGAGGCGATATGAAAAATGCGAAGAGGGTTTTTGGGGAGTTATTGGATAGAGGCTGGGTTCCTGATGCGACGACGTATACGGTTTTGATGGATGGGTATTGTAGATTAGGGAAGTTCAGTGAAGCCGTTAAAGTGATGGATGAAATGGAGGAAAATGGTGTTGTTCCGAATGAGGTTACTTATGGAGTTATGATTGAGGCTTTCTGTAAGGAGAAGAAGTCTGGGGAGGCGCTTAACTTGTTTGACGAGATGCTTGAGAGAAAGTATATCCCTAGTTCTTCGCTTTGTTGTAAAGTAATTGATGTCTTGTGTGACGAAGGCAAAGTGGAGGAAGGTTGTTACTTGTGGAAGAAGATGTTGAAGAATGACTGTTTGCCCGATAATGCAATATTGAGTACGTTGATACATTGGCTCTGTAAGAAAGGGAAGGTTTGGGAGGCTAGGAAAATGTTTGATGAGTTCGAGAAAGGTTCCGTTCCTAGTTTGTTGACTTATAATACTTTGATTAACGGAATGTGTGAGAGAGGGGAATTGAATGAGGCTGGGAAGTTGTGGGATGATATGGTGGAGAAAGGGTGCAATCCGAATGTGTTCACGTACAATATGTTGATTAAGGGGTTTTGTAAGATGGGGAATGTGATGGAAGGGATTAGGATTCTGGAGGAAATGTTGGATAAAGGTTGCTTTCCAAATAAGGTAACTTACAGTGTATTGATTGAGGGGCTTCAGGATATGGGAAAGGAAGGGGAAGTTGGGAAGGTTGTTTCAATGGCTATGTCAAGAGGGAGAGTTGATGGGAGTTCTTGGGATCTTTTTTTAACCAAGATTGTTGGCAAGCTGGACAGTGGGGTGCATGTTCTTGATCAATTGTTACTGGAGAGTGTTACCAATAGGAACACTTAA
- the LOC18613933 gene encoding calcium-transporting ATPase, endoplasmic reticulum-type has product MEERPFPAWSWSVEQCLKEYNVKLDKGLSSYEVENRRDRYGWNELVKEKGKPLWRLVLEQFDDMLVKILMVAAFISFILAYMHGSESDESGFEAYVEPFVIVLILVLNAIVGVWQETNAEKALEALKEMQCESGRVLRDGFLVPDLPARELVPGDVVELQVGDKVPADMRIAALKTSTLRLEQSALTGEAMPVLKGSSPIFPEECELQAKENMVFSGTTVVNGSCVCIVVCTGMNTEIGKIQKQIHEASLEESDTPLKKKLDEFGSRLTTAIGLVCLVVWLINYKNFLSWDMVDGWPANVQFSFEKCTYYFKIAVALAVAAIPEGLPAVITTCLALGTRKMAQKNAIVRKLPSVETLGCTTVICSDKTGTLTTNQMAVAEFFTLGGRTTTCRIFHVEGTTYDPKDGGIVDWTCYNMDANLQVMAEICAVCNDAGIFSDGRLFRATGLPTEAALKVLVEKMGVPDAKMRNKIRDIQLVANYLIDRSTVKLGCCEWWTKRSKRLATLEFDRVRKSMSIIVREPTGHNRLLVKGAVESLLERSTHVQLADGSLVPMDEPCRQLLLSRHSEMSSKGLRCLGLAYKDELGEFSDYHSENHPAHKKLLDPACYSSIESDLIFVGVVGLRDPPRDEVHTAIEDCKGAGIKVMVITGDNKSTAEAICREIKLFSDREDLRGKSFTGNEFMALSPSQQIETLSKPGGKVFSRAEPRHKQEIVRMLKEMGEIVAMTGDGVNDAPALKLADIGIAMGITGTEVAKEASDMVLANDNFSTIVLAVAEGRSIYNNMKAFIRYMISSNVGEVISIFLTAALGLPECMIPVQLLWVNLVTDGPPATALGFNPPDVGIMRKPPRRSDDALINSWVLFRYLIIGSYVGIATVGIFILWYTQASFMGINLVSDGHTLVELSQLRNWGECSTWSNFSAAPYMVGGGHLITFSNPCDYFTIGKVKAMTLSLSVLVAIEMFNSLNALSEDSSLLTMPPWRNPWLLVAMSVSFGLHCLILYVPILANTFGVVPLSLNEWLLVILVSIPVILIDEILKFVGRSQRYKVKKEKTA; this is encoded by the exons ATGGAGGAAAGACCATTCCCTGCGTGGTCATGGTCTGTTGAGCAGTGTTTGAAAGAGTACAATGTGAAACTAGACAAGGGTTTGAGTAGTTATGAGGTGGAAAACCGGCGTGACAGGTATGGTTGGAATGAGCTTGTCAAAGAGAAAGGGAAGCCCCTATGGAGGCTTGTGTTAGAACAATTTGATGACATGCTTGTAAAGATACTCATGGTTGCAGCTTTTATATCTTTTATTCTAGCTTATATGCATGGAAGTGAATCTGATGAGTCTGGGTTTGAGGCTTATGTGGAGCCTTTTGTGATAGTATTGATTTTAGTCCTTAATGCCATTGTTGGAGTATGGCAAGAGACCAATGCCGAGAAGGCACTTGAGGCCCTTAAGGAGATGCAATGTGAATCTGGAAGAGTTTTAAGAGATGGGTTCCTTGTACCAGACCTGCCAGCCCGGGAGCTTGTCCCTGGGGACGTTGTGGAATTGCAGGTTGGTGATAAAGTTCCTGCTGATATGAGAATAGCGGCTCTGAAAACCTCAACTTTGAGATTAGAACAGAGTGCACTGACTGGAGAGGCAATGCCTGTTCTGAAAGGTAGTAGTCCTATATTCCCAGAAGAATGTGAGTTGCAGGCAAAAGAAAATATGGTTTTCTCAGGTACGACTGTGGTGAATGGTAGCTGTGTCTGTATTGTTGTATGCACTGGAATGAACACTGAGATTGGGAAAATACAGAAGCAAATACACGAGGCCTCTTTGGAAGAGAGTGACACGCCTTTGAAGAAGAAGTTGGATGAATTTGGGAGTAGGCTTACAACTGCAATTGGGCTTGTTTGTCTTGTTGTGTGGCTTATCAATTACAAAAACTTCCTCTCTTGGGATATGGTAGATGGATGGCCTGCAAATGTCCAGTTCTCTTTTGAGAAATGCACCTACTATTTCAAGATAGCCGTTGCTCTTGCTGTGGCTGCGATTCCAGAAGGCCTCCCTGCTGTAATAACAACATGTTTAGCTCTTGGTACAAGGAAAATGGCTCAGAAGAATGCAATTGTACGGAAGCTTCCTAGTGTTGAAACATTAGGATGCACAACTGTGATATGTTCAGACAAAACTGGGACTTTGACCACAAATCAAATGGCTGTTGCAGAATTCTTTACCCTGGGTGGGAGAACCACTACTTGTCGTATTTTCCATGTTGAAGGCACAACTTATGATCCGAAGGATGGTGGAATTGTTGATTGGACTTGCTACAACATGGATGCTAACTTACAAGTTATGGCAGAAATATGTGCTGTTTGCAATGATGCTGGGATTTTCAGTGATGGTCGTCTTTTTCGAGCTACAGGTTTGCCCACAGAAGCAGCTTTGAAGGTTTTGGTTGAAAAGATGGGAGTTCCAGATGCCAAGATGAGGAACAAAATTCGTGACATACAGCTTGTTGCAAACTATTTGATTGACCGAAGCACAGTTAAACTAG GCTGTTGCGAGTGGTGGACCAAAAGATCAAAAAGGCTTGCAACATTGGAATTTGATCGCGTACGAAAGTCTATGAGCATTATTGTCAGAGAGCCTACTGGGCACAATCGACTCCTTGTCAAG GGTGCTGTGGAGAGTTTACTGGAACGTAGTACACATGTGCAACTTGCAGATGGATCTCTTGTTCCAATGGATGAACCTTGTAGGCAATTATTGCTTTCAAGACATTCAGAGATGAGTTCAAAGGGATTGCGATGCTTAGGATTGGCATATAAGGATGAACTGGGAGAATTTTCAGATTACCATTCTGAGAATCATCCTGCTCATAAGAAATTGCTTGATCCAGCTTGCTATTCTTCCATTGAAAGTGACTTGATTTTTGTAGGAGTTGTTGGTCTCAGG GACCCTCCACGAGATGAAGTTCACACAGCAATTGAAGATTGTAAAGGAGCTGGGATTAAAGTTATGGTGATAACTGGGGATAATAAATCCACAGCTGAGGCTATCTGTCGtgaaattaaattgttttctgACAGAGAGGATCTTAGAGGGAAAAGTTTTACTGGTAATGAATTCATGGCTCTCTCCCCTTCACAACAAATTGAAACTTTGTCAAAGCCAGGGGGGAAGGTGTTCTCTCGTGCTGAGCCTAGGCATAAGCAAGAAATTGTTAGGATGCTAAAAGAGATGGGGGAAATTGTTGCAATGACTGGAGACGGTGTTAATGATGCACCTGCCCTCAAACTGGCTGACATTGGAATTGCTATGGGCATAACAGGAACTGAG GTTGCAAAAGAAGCTTCTGATATGGTTTTGGCAAATGACAACTTTAGCACCATTGTTTTAGCTGTTGCTGAGGGTCGCTCAATTTATAATAACATGAAAGCTTTCATAAG ATACATGATATCATCCAATGTTGGAGAAGTAATATCCATATTCTTGACTGCTGCTCTGGGATTACCGGAATGTATGATACCCGTGCAACTTTTATGGGTGAATTTGGTTACTGATGGTCCTCCTGCAACAGCTCTTGGGTTTAATCCTCCAGATGTTGGCATAATGCGAAAACCACCCCGTAGAAGTGATGATGCTCTCATTAATTCCTGGGTTCTCTTCCGTTACTTG ATAATAGGTTCTTATGTGGGTATAGCAACTGTTGGCATCTTCATCTTGTGGTACACTCAGGCTTCCTTTATGGGTATCAATCTTGTGAGTGATGGGCACACACTAGTTGAACTGTCTCAGCTTCGGAACTGGGGAGAGTGCTCTACATGGTCAAATTTTTCTGCAGCTCCATATATGGTTGGTGGAGGTCACCTGATCACTTTTTCAAACCCATGTGACTACTTCACCATTGGTAAAGTGAAGGCAATGACTCTGTCACTGTCTGTATTAGTAGCAATCGAAATGTTCAATTCTCTGAATGCGCTTTCTGAAGACAGTAGCCTGCTTACGATGCCACCTTGGAGAAACCCTTGGCTTTTGGTTGCCATGTCAGTCTCATTTGGACTTCATTGCCTCATACTCTACGTTCCAATCTTGGCAAATACGTTTGGTGTCGTCCCTTTGAGTCTGAATGAGTGGCTTTTGGTAATTTTGGTCTCAATACCTGTGATACTAATTGATGAGATTCTTAAATTTGTGGGAAGGAGTCAAAGATATAAAGTAAAGAAGGAGAAGACAGCATAA
- the LOC18613929 gene encoding ras-related protein RABA3: MNEEMNGVDVKNHQENVPEKIDYVFKVVVIGDSAVGKTQILSRFTKNEFCFDSKSTIGVEFQTRTVPIKNKVIKAQIWDTAGQERYRAVTSAYYRGALGAMLVYDITKRQSFDHVARWVEELRAHADNSIVIMLIGNKADLVDLRAVPTEDAVEFAEDQGLFFAETSALSGDNVEKAFFKLLEEIYGVICKKSLGCGNGKSNGGDRATALKGSKIELIAGSDLEISEMKKLSSCTC, encoded by the exons ATGAACGAAGAGATGAATGGTGTTGACGTCAAGAATCACCAAGAAAATGTTCCAGAGAAAATAGATTACGTGTTTAAAGTGGTGGTGATCGGCGACTCAGCTGTTGGCAAGACTCAGATACTCTCCAGGTTTACAAAGAATGAGTTCTGCTTCGATTCCAAGTCCACCATTGGGGTAGAGTTCCAGACAAGGACTGTTCCCATTAAGAACAAAGTCATAAAGGCCCAGATCTGGGACACTGCTGGCCAAGAAAG GTACAGAGCAGTTACAAGCGCATATTATAGAGGTGCCTTGGGGGCAATGCTAGTGTATGACATCACCAAGCGACAGAGCTTTGATCACGTGGCGAGATGGGTCGAGGAGCTACGCGCCCACGCCGACAATTCCATCGTCATCATGCTGATTGGAAACAAGGCTGATCTAGTGGACCTCAGGGCGGTTCCAACCGAAGACGCTGTCGAGTTCGCAGAGGATCAGGGCCTGTTTTTCGCCGAGACGTCTGCTCTCAGCGGTGACAACGTGGAAAAAGCATTTTTCAAGCTGCTAGAAGAAATTTATGGTGTGATTTGTAAAAAATCTTTGGGATGTGGAAATGGGAAATCCAACGGTGGTGATCGTGCCACTGCGTTAAAAGGATCAAAGATTGAGCTGATTGCTGGTTCTGATTTAGAAATAAGTGAGATGAAGAAATTATCATCATGCacttgttaa
- the LOC18613931 gene encoding U-box domain-containing protein 44, producing MAIDIVTSASFVPASEILSQTVEAILETVVAANDVLFKKDSFKELATYLERIVPVLKELNRKYISNSESLNSAIQILNREIKAAKQLTLECSTKSKVYLLMNSRGIVKRLEDTAREISRALSLLPLTSLELSSGIVVEIGNLCDSMQQAEFKAAIGEEEILEKIETGIQERNADRSYANNLLVLIAEAVGIPTERSALKKEFEDFKSEIENVRLRKDKAEAIQMDQIIALLGRADAASSPKEKEMKYFTKRKSLGSQPLEPLQSFYCPITRDVMVDPVETSSGQTFERSAIEKWFTEGNNLCPLTMTPLDTSILRPNKTLRQSIEEWKDRNTMITIASMKPNLTSGNEEEVLHCLGQLKDLCERDLHREWVILENYIPDLIQLLGGKNRDIRNRVLVMLHILTKDNDDAKDRVAKVDNAIESVVRSLGRRIDERRLAVALLLELSKYNLLRDSIGKVQGCILLLVTMANGDDIQAARDAEEILENLSFSDQNIIQMARANYFKHLLQRLSTGPEDVKLVMATTLAEMELTDHNKVVLLEGGALDPLLDWISQGDIQMKSVAVKALRNLSSVPKNGLQMIKGGAARALVDLLRISTPSPSLREQVAATIKHLAVSTMSQESKETPVSLLESDEDIFMLFSLINLTGPEVQQNILQIFQALCQSPFAANIKTKLTQCSAIQVLVQLCERDIENVRPNAVKLFCCLVNDGDEATILEHVHQRCLETLLRIIQSSNDEEEVASAVGIISNLPENAQITQWLVDAGAIPIIFQLLCNGRQNDSHRSQLVENAVGAICRFTAPTNLEWQKRAAEAGVIPILVHLLYLGTTMTKNHAATSLSRFSLSSRELSRPIPKHKGFWCFSAPPETSCQVHGGICSVESSFCLVEAEAVRPLVMVLEESDPGVCEASLDALLTLIEGERLQSGIKVLAEANAITPMIKFLSSPSLRLQEKALHALERIFRLPEFKQKYGPSAQMPLVDLTQRGNSSMKSLSARILAHLNVLHDQSSYF from the exons ATGGCAATAGACATAGTCACTAGTGCCTCATTTGTTCCGGCTTCAGAGATCCTTTCTCAGACTGTAGAGGCCATTCTTGAGACTGTGGTTGCTGCAAATGATGTCCTTTTTAAGAAGGATAGTTTCAAGGAACTTGCAACTTACTTAGAGAGAATTGTCCCAGTTCTAAAAGagttaaatagaaaatatatttcTAATTCTGAGAGCTTGAACAGTGCTATTCAGATTCTCAATCGAGAAATCAAAGCTGCAAAGCAACTGACTCTAGAATGCAGCACCAAAAGCAAAGTATATCTCCTTATGAATAGCCGTGGAATAGTCAAGCGCCTAGAGGATACTGCAAGAGAGATAAGCAGGGCACTAAGTCTCCTTCCATTGACATCTTTAGAACTTTCTTCAGGTATAGTTGTAGAAATTGGAAATCTCTGTGACAGTATGCAGCAGGCTGAGTTCAAGGCTGCTATAGGAGAAGAAGAGATCTTAGAGAAAATTGAGACAGGCATACAGGAGAGGAATGCTGATCGTTCTTATGCGAACAATTTGCTGGTTCTCATTGCAGAAGCTGTTGGGATACCTACTGAGAGGTCTGCTTTAAAAAAGGAATTTGAAGATTTCAAAAGTGAGATTGAAAATGTCAGGCTTAGGAAGGACAAGGCTGAAGCTATACAAATGGATCAGATAATTGCTTTGTTGGGAAGGGCAGATGCTGCTTCTTCTCCtaaagagaaagagatgaaGTATTTCACTAAGCGGAAATCTCTGGGTAGTCAACCACTGGAGCCTCTCCAATCATTTTATTGTCCAATCACTCGGGATGTAATGGTAGATCCAGTGGAGACTTCTTCAGGACAGACATTTGAGAGAAGTGCCATAGAAAAGTGGTTTACAGAGGGGAACAACTTATGCCCTCTGACGATGACCCCACTAGACACATCAATTCTACGCCCTAACAAAACTCTGAGGCAGTCAATAGAAGAGTGGAAGGACAGAAACACTATGATAACAATTGCTTCCATGAAACCCAATCTCACATCTGGAAATGAGGAAGAAGTGCTTCATTGTCTAGGACAGCTAAAGGATCTTTGTGAAAGAGACCTGCACCGAGAGTGGGTAATATTGGAGAACTATATACCAGATCTTATTCAACTTCTTGGTGGAAAAAATCGTGACATAAGGAATCGTGTGCTTGTCATGCTTCACATTTTGACGAAGGATAATGATGATGCAAAG GATAGAGTGGCAAAAGTTGATAATGCGATTGAATCTGTAGTTCGATCCCTGGGGCGTCGTATTGATGAAAGGAGGTTAGCAGTGGCATTACTTTTAGAGctatcaaaatataatttgttACGAGACAGCATTGGGAAGGTTCAGGGTTGCATTCTCCTGTTGGTGACAATGGCAAATGGTGATGACATTCAAGCTGCCAGAGATGCAGAGGAAATATTGGAGAATCTTTCATTTTCTGATCAGAACATCATACAGATGGCAAGGGCAAACTATTTTAAACATTTGCTTCAGCGTCTGTCTACAG GACCAGAAGATGTAAAACTGGTCATGGCAACAACTTTGGCTGAAATGGAGTTGACTGACCATAATAAAGTTGTATTGCTCGAAGGAGGTGCACTGGATCCACTTCTTGACTGGATCTCTCAAGGTGATATTCAGATGAAAAGTGTAGCTGTTAAAGCTCTTCGAAACCTCTCAAGTGTACCAAAAAATGGCTTGCAGATGATCAAAGGAGGTGCAGCACGTGCTTTAGTTGACCTCCTTCGCATCAGTACACCTTCCCCATCCTTACGAGAACAGGTTGCTGCAACAATAAAGCACCTTGCAGTATCCACTATGTCACAAGAATCCAAAGAGACGCCGGTTTCATTATTGGAATCAGATGAGGATATTTTCATGCTATTCTCTTTGATTAACCTGACGGGGCCAGAAGTCCAACAAAACATCCTTCAGATCTTCCAAGCATTGTGCCAATCCCCCTTTGCAGCAAATATCAAGACCAAGCTGACACAG TGCTCAGCCATCCAAGTACTAGTCCAGTTATGTGAGCGTGATATTGAAAATGTACGGCCAAATGCTGTGAAGCTTTTCTGTTGCTTGGTAAATGATGGTGATGAAGCCACTATCCTGGAGCATGTGCATCAGAGATGCCTTGAGACTCTACTTAGGATCATCCAGTCTTCTAATGATGAGGAAGAAGTTGCTTCTGCTGTGGGCATTATTTCTAACCTCCCAGAAAATGCCCAGATCACTCAATGGCTTGTGGATGCTGGTGCAATTCCAATAATTTTTCAGCTTCTTTGCAATGGCAGGCAGAATGATTCCCATAGAAGTCAGTTAGTGGAAAATGCTGTTGGAGCCATCTGCCGTTTTACTGCTCCAACAAATCTGGAATGGCAAAAGAGAGCAGCTGAAGCTGGCGTTATCCCCATTTTAGTTCACTTGTTGTATTTGGGGACCACCATGACCAAAAACCATGCAGCCACTTCTCTGTCTCGTTTTTCCCTGAGTTCGCGTGAGCTGAGCCGGCCAATACCAAAGCACAAGGGATTCTGGTGCTTTTCAGCTCCACCAGAGACCAGTTGCCAGGTTCATGGAGGAATTTGTTCTGTTGAATCATCATTTTGTCTTGTCGAAGCTGAAGCAGTGAGACCCCTTGTAATGGTTCTTGAAGAATCAGATCCTGGAGTGTGTGAAGCTTCTTTAGATGCACTGTTGACTTTAATTGAAGGTGAAAGACTGCAAAGTGGTATTAAGGTGCTAGCAGAAGCAAATGCAATAACACCAATGATAAAATTTCTTAGTTCACCTTCCCTCAGACTGCAGGAAAAAGCTCTACATGCTTTGGAAAGGATTTTCCGGCTGCCTGAGTTCAAACAGAAGTATGGTCCCTCCGCTCAGATGCCTCTAGTGGATTTAACACAGCGAGGCAATAGTAGCATGAAGTCTCTTTCAGCCAGAATACTTGCTCACTTGAATGTGCTTCATGACCAGTCTTCTTATTTCTAG
- the LOC108662484 gene encoding ATP synthase delta chain, chloroplastic-like: MDALSSSVSTFKVPNVNSTSREFRRWKTPNRHRQLPPLSPQCSNIFSSARTTTISSTKTNSSTHKNLTSPFFSTSQASPFISSPYYVHSKPASGYAAALLDIAQCNTSLDAVQKDVQKLSKLLHHGHVQAFLSDPFVGDEEKGKAVKELARKGKFNKHLVRLLKMLIKRKELGMVSEVLEEFERIYDELSETKVVWISSAKKIKEDRLFRIAKRVQELSGAVKVKIRNLVRDKLPAVAV, encoded by the coding sequence ATGGATGCTCTTTCGAGCTCCGTCTCAACCTTCAAAGTCCCTAACGTTAACTCAACATCTCGCGAGTTCCGTCGCTGGAAAACCCCCAACAGACACCGCCAACTTCCTCCACTGTCTCCACAATGTTCAAATATCTTCTCGAGCGCCAGAACCACCACCATCTCCTCCACCAAAACCAACTCTTCTACTCACAAAAACCTTACGTCTCCATTCTTCTCCACCTCTCAAGCCTCACCTTTCATTTCATCTCCTTATTATGTCCATTCAAAACCAGCCAGCGGGTACGCCGCAGCCCTTCTAGACATAGCCCAGTGCAACACTTCACTTGATGCAGTGCAAAAAGATGTTCAGAAGTTGTCAAAACTGCTCCACCACGGCCATGTCCAAGCTTTCTTGAGTGACCCTTTTGTTGGTGACGAAGAGAAGGGAAAAGCAGTGAAGGAACTGGCTAGAAAAGGGAAGTTCAACAAGCACCTGGTTAGATTGCTAAAGATGCTGATCAAGAGGAAGGAGTTGGGGATGGTAAGTGAAGTGTTGGAGGAGTTCGAGAGGATTTATGATGAGTTGAGTGAGACCAAAGTGGTATGGATTTCGTCAGCGAagaagataaaggaagacaGGTTGTTTAGAATTGCTAAGAGGGTGCAAGAGCTTAGCGGAGCTGTGAAAGTCAAGATCAGGAATTTGGTTAGAGACAAGTTACCAGCCGTTGCTGTATAA